The following are encoded in a window of Ferribacterium limneticum genomic DNA:
- a CDS encoding tetratricopeptide repeat protein — MNARKAETISSLKRVCLPVFLAFAGLSAATAQETVDTEKLFKEGIFLREQGQVFSAIEALETVLSNNPSLNRARLELAVAYFRALNLDQANLQAQKVLDDPKTPENVRLAVLAFQAQIKRDQAALVAKPHTFEPSISLGFLYDTNVNVGPSGATLPGGLVLQPGSTPQHDWAGVAQAGITHTYNSPTVIRFGETASRLIWQTSAGLYHKGYFEKTDFDLTALSLSTGPGWVAPNKWRTKLNFQADALYLGGDYLGLYTSVSPTFTLQLKNGELTWDALVLNKNFDRAIDAGRDSNYYSTGLSYGHLFLQGKLAVQGGAHVFMEEASANRFSNDGWEAFIGANVVAWQNGSVYGRYSYKDTQFDGVEPVFNVARDETEHRLEVGFGHNFKEGLMKDWRVSGSWQFTDNNSNVSIYTYEREVVGVNLGRSF, encoded by the coding sequence ATGAATGCTCGCAAAGCAGAAACCATTAGCTCCCTTAAACGCGTCTGCCTGCCTGTTTTTCTGGCCTTTGCCGGACTATCAGCCGCTACGGCTCAAGAAACAGTCGATACGGAAAAGCTATTCAAGGAAGGCATCTTCCTCCGCGAACAGGGTCAGGTATTCAGCGCCATCGAAGCGCTCGAAACAGTATTGAGCAACAATCCCTCGCTCAATCGCGCACGCTTGGAACTCGCTGTTGCCTACTTTCGTGCACTTAACCTAGATCAGGCCAACCTGCAGGCACAAAAAGTTCTTGACGACCCCAAGACGCCGGAAAACGTTCGCTTGGCAGTGCTGGCTTTCCAAGCCCAGATCAAGCGCGACCAGGCAGCACTAGTTGCCAAGCCACACACCTTTGAGCCTTCGATATCCCTTGGGTTTCTGTACGACACCAACGTAAACGTCGGCCCGAGTGGCGCCACGTTGCCCGGCGGCCTGGTTCTCCAACCCGGCTCCACTCCCCAGCATGATTGGGCAGGGGTTGCTCAGGCTGGTATTACGCACACCTATAACTCGCCGACCGTTATTCGATTTGGCGAAACCGCATCGCGCCTCATCTGGCAAACCAGTGCCGGCCTCTATCACAAGGGCTATTTCGAAAAAACCGATTTCGACCTGACGGCCCTTTCGCTATCGACTGGCCCGGGCTGGGTTGCTCCAAACAAATGGCGTACCAAGCTCAATTTTCAGGCTGATGCCCTGTATCTCGGTGGCGACTATCTCGGTCTCTACACCTCCGTTTCCCCGACTTTCACGCTGCAACTCAAGAATGGCGAGTTGACTTGGGATGCCTTGGTCCTGAACAAGAATTTCGACCGAGCAATCGATGCCGGGCGTGACAGCAACTATTACTCCACCGGCCTCTCCTACGGCCATCTGTTCCTGCAAGGAAAACTGGCCGTTCAGGGTGGCGCTCATGTCTTCATGGAAGAAGCCTCGGCCAACCGCTTCAGTAACGATGGCTGGGAAGCCTTCATTGGTGCCAACGTTGTCGCTTGGCAAAATGGTTCTGTATATGGCCGCTACAGCTACAAGGACACACAGTTCGACGGCGTGGAACCGGTTTTTAACGTCGCCCGAGACGAAACCGAGCATCGCCTTGAAGTTGGCTTTGGCCACAACTTCAAGGAAGGTCTGATGAAAGACTGGCGCGTGTCCGGTAGCTGGCAATTCACGGATAACAACTCCAATGTAAGCATCTACACTTACGAACGCGAAGTTGTTGGTGTCAATCTGGGGCGTTCGTTCTAA
- a CDS encoding transglutaminase-like cysteine peptidase, producing the protein MKIVVYIWIHVFAYLVGAAFSVATAAENHSPDHKLFSTREERKEGFSIFPQWVSVMRRHAEDRPTPENCPVNLCKVPEWLDMISSMRGHAPREQVAVVNDFSNRFRYVLDQDNYGRSDYWAIPREFLTLGGDCEDFAIIKYFSLRQLGIPAESLRVVVVQDANLRIPHAVLAVYMRDDIFILDNQVREVVSHQKIAHYVPVFSLNERNWWMHLP; encoded by the coding sequence GTGAAAATCGTTGTTTATATATGGATTCATGTTTTTGCATACCTAGTCGGCGCGGCCTTTTCAGTTGCTACAGCAGCAGAGAACCATTCGCCGGATCACAAGCTCTTTAGTACTCGAGAGGAGCGCAAGGAGGGATTTTCGATTTTCCCTCAGTGGGTCTCGGTTATGCGTCGTCATGCCGAGGATCGTCCAACTCCAGAAAACTGTCCGGTTAACCTATGCAAGGTGCCAGAGTGGCTGGACATGATCAGTTCCATGCGTGGGCATGCTCCCCGCGAACAGGTTGCGGTTGTGAACGATTTTTCCAATCGTTTTCGTTATGTGCTGGATCAGGACAATTACGGTCGCTCAGATTACTGGGCAATTCCGCGTGAGTTTCTGACCTTGGGGGGCGATTGCGAGGATTTCGCCATCATCAAATATTTCTCGCTAAGACAGTTGGGAATTCCGGCGGAGTCCTTGAGAGTGGTGGTCGTTCAGGATGCCAATCTTAGAATTCCCCATGCTGTATTGGCTGTTTATATGCGAGATGATATTTTTATTCTGGACAATCAGGTCCGGGAGGTCGTTTCGCATCAGAAGATTGCCCATTACGTTCCGGTTTTTTCACTAAATGAACGTAACTGGTGGATGCATTTGCCATGA
- a CDS encoding transferrin-binding protein-like solute binding protein — protein sequence MKKNCSIVATSIVALFATSPVFAIDSWQFHENDWSKVRSYATVPISQDSLDSWGAWGGFVEPAAGAPSVAQMPGVAGSDPYRTTPNATRVAADVCRGGDWCGYAVFANQQWDYNQSRGKGESSEGNTYSGPMAGLFGLTLTPDNPTAVTVNGGSGSGMVSWRLAGLTGTAPLLNNSGTDLPATFGNWYWYSGGQGGLNNFYAERYSNTDNGNTTTYGGSYVYGFPQDYYYYWGLPTSNKEVAVGWFGRYIESYVNGQDEEREWNNGNGTQTYGYYVAGIATPQAYLDSQRAGNVVATYSGSSMDVRGYQTSVNMTVNFGNATWSGSWNNGSDGHVYTNTASNGATHLHGQVGFNASGTISGANINSTALSANDGIVTGKVQGTFYGQTAGSIGGVSDIVKTNTATMTPTTAAHTAVFLVNKVENTPR from the coding sequence TTGAAAAAAAATTGCTCAATTGTTGCCACATCCATCGTGGCACTTTTTGCCACTAGCCCAGTATTTGCAATAGATTCGTGGCAATTTCATGAGAATGACTGGAGCAAGGTCCGGTCGTATGCCACAGTTCCAATCTCGCAGGATTCGCTCGATAGTTGGGGCGCATGGGGAGGTTTTGTCGAGCCTGCCGCTGGCGCACCCAGCGTTGCGCAAATGCCGGGAGTTGCCGGGTCTGACCCATATCGCACAACCCCAAACGCAACAAGGGTAGCCGCTGACGTTTGTCGCGGTGGCGATTGGTGCGGCTATGCTGTTTTCGCCAACCAACAGTGGGACTACAACCAATCCAGAGGTAAAGGCGAATCCTCCGAGGGAAATACCTATTCCGGCCCCATGGCTGGGCTTTTTGGTCTAACCTTGACACCCGATAACCCAACAGCCGTCACAGTAAACGGCGGATCCGGTTCAGGTATGGTCTCATGGCGGCTTGCTGGCTTGACCGGCACGGCCCCCCTCTTAAATAATTCCGGGACAGACCTGCCAGCCACATTCGGAAACTGGTATTGGTATTCCGGTGGCCAAGGTGGCCTGAACAATTTTTATGCTGAACGGTATTCGAATACAGATAACGGCAACACCACTACATATGGTGGCAGCTATGTTTACGGGTTTCCACAAGATTATTACTACTATTGGGGTCTCCCGACTTCAAACAAGGAAGTCGCCGTCGGGTGGTTCGGTCGCTATATCGAATCCTACGTCAATGGCCAGGACGAAGAACGTGAGTGGAACAACGGCAACGGCACGCAAACCTACGGTTACTATGTAGCCGGCATTGCCACACCACAGGCTTACCTTGACTCACAACGTGCCGGCAATGTTGTCGCCACCTATTCAGGCAGCAGCATGGACGTCAGAGGCTACCAAACCTCAGTCAATATGACCGTCAATTTTGGAAATGCAACCTGGAGTGGTAGCTGGAATAATGGCTCGGATGGGCATGTTTACACCAACACCGCTTCCAATGGCGCAACCCACTTGCATGGTCAAGTAGGCTTCAATGCCAGTGGAACAATCAGCGGAGCAAACATCAACTCCACCGCCCTCAGCGCCAACGATGGCATCGTGACGGGTAAAGTGCAGGGCACGTTCTATGGGCAAACAGCGGGATCGATCGGCGGCGTTTCGGATATTGTCAAAACGAATACGGCAACGATGACCCCAACGACTGCTGCACATACTGCAGTATTTCTGGTCAACAAGGTTGAAAACACACCGAGATAA
- a CDS encoding HupA family protein: MKTKRTVIAACIATLFISGTVFAKDNWEYHESGWNNVNSYGKVAIAQDSVSQWGPWEDFVEPAAGAPSPVAMPGMSGGDLYRNNPIVVRLPEGCATGNWCGYAIFRNSASGGEETMTRYYYKPSDPWSAGLFALTPTPDDPSITAGSGRGEGTVFWRVTPLGTTDPTFSESGTNIPANFGGGYGWYRDDGLHHFHAYAGNETDSGWESSSATGFSHNWLSSEASSEVGYGWFALAVKGADKEVAVGTFEREVATYTSGNEEYRYWDETTARTNGYYVAGIATPQAYLADQQARDIRAYYAGGSFDGFSQGKVLIQVQFAPGTWQGQWTGAMNFKAEGNISGANINSNSVSALYSGSSSSYAGSVQGTFYGQQAGSIGGVSSVTKTYTPPVDARIAQMPSTQTQTAVFLVNKVYSTGSSATPE; encoded by the coding sequence ATGAAAACGAAGCGTACAGTTATTGCAGCGTGTATCGCCACCCTCTTCATCAGCGGTACTGTGTTTGCAAAAGACAATTGGGAATACCATGAAAGCGGATGGAACAATGTGAACTCCTACGGAAAAGTAGCGATTGCACAAGATTCCGTCAGTCAATGGGGTCCGTGGGAGGACTTCGTAGAACCAGCAGCAGGTGCCCCATCTCCTGTTGCAATGCCCGGAATGTCCGGAGGCGATCTGTATCGTAACAATCCAATTGTGGTTCGCTTACCGGAAGGCTGTGCAACAGGAAATTGGTGCGGTTACGCCATATTCCGCAACTCTGCCAGCGGCGGAGAAGAAACGATGACAAGGTACTACTACAAGCCATCCGATCCGTGGAGTGCTGGTTTGTTTGCGCTGACACCAACCCCTGATGATCCAAGTATTACGGCAGGAAGCGGCCGAGGTGAAGGCACTGTTTTCTGGCGCGTCACTCCTCTCGGAACCACCGATCCAACATTCAGCGAATCGGGCACCAATATCCCGGCAAACTTTGGCGGCGGCTATGGTTGGTATCGGGATGATGGACTCCATCATTTTCATGCGTATGCAGGCAACGAAACAGACTCTGGCTGGGAAAGCAGTTCGGCAACCGGCTTTTCTCACAACTGGCTGTCAAGCGAAGCAAGCAGCGAAGTGGGGTATGGTTGGTTTGCACTCGCAGTCAAGGGTGCAGACAAGGAAGTGGCAGTTGGAACGTTTGAGCGAGAGGTAGCGACTTATACCAGTGGCAATGAAGAATATCGGTATTGGGACGAAACAACGGCCAGAACCAATGGTTACTATGTTGCTGGCATCGCCACACCCCAAGCCTATCTGGCTGACCAGCAAGCCCGCGATATCAGGGCTTATTACGCGGGCGGCAGTTTCGATGGATTTAGCCAAGGAAAGGTATTGATTCAGGTCCAGTTCGCCCCAGGCACGTGGCAGGGACAATGGACGGGTGCGATGAACTTCAAGGCAGAAGGCAACATCAGTGGTGCGAACATTAACTCAAACAGTGTCTCGGCCTTGTACTCCGGAAGCAGTTCCTCCTATGCCGGCTCCGTCCAAGGGACGTTTTATGGTCAACAAGCCGGATCGATCGGCGGTGTTTCAAGTGTGACCAAGACCTACACTCCTCCAGTTGATGCTCGCATAGCTCAAATGCCATCTACTCAAACTCAAACGGCAGTATTCCTAGTCAATAAAGTTTATAGCACTGGTTCTTCTGCCACCCCTGAGTAA